In Afipia sp. GAS231, a single window of DNA contains:
- a CDS encoding MoxR family ATPase, whose product MADNRPSASIEAVESGLAAQGYIASRQIATAVYLAQQIEKPILVEGPAGVGKTELAKAIAAWRGLKMIRLQCYEGLDEAKALYEWKYAKQLLYTQILKDKLGEVLGGAPTLEAALDQLHDFGDVFFSKEFVEPRPLLQALEQPAGCVLLIDEIDKSDAEFESLLLEILSDFQVTIPELGTVVAVKAPTVILTSNSERDLGDALKRRCLHLHIGFPEQRLEERIVESRVPGISQTLRKQMVGFIHEVRSLDLKKLPSVSETIDWARVLVLLQAPELGHEIVKDTLNVLLKYEADIEATMPQVSTFIAKATRQNVFG is encoded by the coding sequence GTGGCTGACAATCGGCCTTCGGCCTCGATCGAGGCAGTGGAAAGCGGTCTTGCGGCGCAAGGCTATATTGCGAGCCGCCAGATCGCGACCGCGGTCTATCTGGCGCAGCAGATCGAAAAACCCATCTTGGTCGAAGGCCCCGCCGGCGTCGGCAAAACCGAGCTGGCGAAGGCGATCGCGGCGTGGCGCGGCCTGAAGATGATCCGCCTGCAGTGCTATGAAGGGCTCGACGAAGCCAAGGCGCTCTACGAGTGGAAATACGCCAAGCAGCTTCTGTACACGCAGATCCTGAAGGACAAGCTCGGCGAAGTCCTCGGCGGCGCGCCGACGCTCGAGGCCGCGCTGGACCAGTTGCATGATTTCGGCGACGTGTTCTTCTCCAAGGAATTCGTCGAGCCGCGGCCGCTGCTGCAGGCGCTGGAGCAGCCGGCCGGCTGCGTGCTGCTGATCGACGAAATCGACAAGTCCGACGCCGAATTCGAATCGCTGCTCTTGGAAATCCTCAGCGATTTCCAGGTCACGATCCCGGAACTCGGGACAGTCGTTGCCGTCAAGGCGCCGACGGTGATCCTGACCTCCAACAGCGAACGCGATCTCGGCGACGCGCTGAAGCGGCGCTGCCTGCATCTGCATATCGGCTTCCCCGAGCAGCGGCTGGAAGAGCGCATCGTCGAAAGCCGCGTGCCCGGCATTTCGCAGACTCTGCGCAAGCAGATGGTCGGCTTCATCCATGAAGTCCGGTCGTTGGACCTGAAGAAATTGCCGTCGGTGAGCGAGACCATCGACTGGGCGCGCGTGCTGGTGCTGCTGCAGGCGCCGGAGCTGGGCCACGAGATCGTCAAGGACACGCTGAACGTGCTGCTGAAATATGAGGCGGATATCGAGGCCACGATGCCTCAGGTCTCCACCTTCATCGCCAAGGCCACGCGTCAGAACGTCTTCGGGTAG
- a CDS encoding HAD-IA family hydrolase, whose product MMIEAVIWDFGGVLTTSPFEAFARYETERGLPADIIRRTNAANHLENAWAKFERAEVDIDAFDELFATESRALGAEVRGKDVLPLLSGDLRPEMVEALKRVRAKFKTGCITNNLPANAIGSHSGRSLYVAEVMVLFDHVIESAKLGLRKPDPRIYQIMVEALKVNPKNCVYLDDLGVNLKPARDMGMTTIKVLNAAQAIGELEAATGLALR is encoded by the coding sequence ATGATGATCGAGGCCGTAATCTGGGATTTCGGCGGGGTGCTGACCACCTCGCCGTTCGAGGCATTTGCGCGATACGAGACTGAGCGCGGGCTTCCCGCCGACATCATCCGGCGCACCAACGCCGCCAACCATCTGGAGAATGCCTGGGCGAAATTCGAGCGCGCCGAGGTTGATATCGACGCTTTCGACGAACTGTTCGCAACGGAATCGCGGGCGCTCGGCGCCGAGGTTCGCGGCAAGGACGTGCTGCCACTGCTGTCGGGCGATCTGCGGCCGGAAATGGTCGAGGCGCTCAAGCGCGTGAGGGCCAAGTTCAAGACCGGCTGCATCACCAACAATCTGCCGGCCAATGCCATCGGCAGCCACAGCGGCCGCTCGCTCTATGTCGCCGAAGTCATGGTGCTGTTCGACCACGTCATCGAATCCGCGAAACTCGGCTTGAGAAAACCCGACCCGCGCATCTACCAGATCATGGTCGAGGCGCTGAAAGTGAACCCAAAAAATTGCGTCTATCTCGACGACCTCGGCGTCAACCTGAAACCGGCGCGCGACATGGGCATGACCACGATCAAGGTGCTCAACGCGGCGCAGGCGATCGGGGAACTGGAAGCGGCGACCGGGCTCGCATTGCGCTAG
- a CDS encoding trypsin-like serine protease, whose amino-acid sequence MKILSPMIAGLALLLSVPAHAIVGGGVPQTDGVGRSVVTIVGSRGNFCTGALIAPKLVLTVAHCVQPGADYKIVEYGADRQPSLQDVKTVAVHPGFNMQTMLAHRATADVALLLLGAPAKAKVPSVLGMPNIPIVVGSRFTIAGIGVTVRGDGKSGGAIRVAGLVATGKPGTLQIRLVDPVNQGSRDGLGACTGDSGAPVFEDQQGGPAIIGVVSWSTGPNGSAGCGGLTGVTPLTLYRDWILQTARQWGAGL is encoded by the coding sequence ATGAAAATTTTGTCCCCCATGATCGCCGGCCTCGCGCTGCTGCTCTCGGTTCCTGCCCACGCCATCGTTGGTGGCGGCGTGCCGCAGACGGACGGCGTTGGCCGCTCGGTCGTCACCATCGTCGGCTCGCGCGGCAATTTCTGCACGGGCGCGCTGATCGCGCCAAAGCTGGTGCTGACCGTGGCGCATTGCGTGCAGCCCGGTGCCGACTACAAGATCGTCGAATACGGCGCGGACAGACAGCCTTCGTTGCAGGACGTCAAGACGGTAGCTGTTCATCCTGGCTTCAACATGCAGACGATGCTGGCGCATCGGGCTACGGCGGATGTCGCGTTGCTGCTGCTCGGCGCACCGGCCAAGGCGAAGGTGCCATCGGTACTCGGCATGCCCAACATTCCCATCGTCGTCGGCAGCCGCTTCACCATCGCCGGCATCGGCGTCACCGTGCGCGGCGACGGCAAGAGCGGCGGCGCCATCCGCGTCGCCGGCCTGGTCGCGACCGGCAAACCCGGAACGCTGCAGATCAGGCTGGTCGATCCCGTCAACCAGGGCTCACGCGACGGGCTCGGCGCCTGCACCGGTGATTCCGGCGCACCGGTGTTCGAGGATCAGCAAGGCGGCCCTGCGATCATCGGCGTCGTCAGTTGGTCGACCGGCCCAAACGGCTCGGCGGGCTGCGGCGGTCTCACCGGCGTCACGCCGCTGACGTTGTATCGCGACTGGATTTTGCAGACCGCGCGGCAGTGGGGCGCGGGGTTGTAA
- a CDS encoding acetate--CoA ligase family protein: MEAQARTVSHQAEQWSPSPDASDIVKSIHAMLHPRNIVLVGATDKPGNYAERIWNNLIKYQFEGGLFPVNAKRETIWGVPCYKDFASLPKKPDHVVVLVPARFAVQVIRDAAAAGARSATIVTSGFSELQDAESQRLAEELKQAVKETGLAVTGPNCLGNLSAGEKLFTNIDDRIVTMEAGPVAIAGQSGAIVMAIRQALEDRGVGVGYMVTTGNETGLETPDLMAYFAADPSIRVIVVYLEGVRNTKVFRDACKAARKAGKPVIALKLGASEGGRAAAMAHTGALAGSIETFDAISTREGVIRVRGLDELIETTECFVHAEPPKRDRLAAVSLSGGKRGLLIDAFHSAGLNFAPLSANASAQLAKMLGPGSIVGNPLDAGFAAVVDPSVYMSSIQIMIDDPDTDIVIIDAELPKAPHELRERNLRIVNDMAGRASKPVVYISAMSIGFTEFTKGLRKSLPNIAVMQGLDRAVGAIKSLIDYAQLRKEVPDIKSSSKASARAVLEKMLKSANGAAALDEVASKKLLKAYGIPVSREEIAQTAAEAVKIAKKIGFPVVAKVVSADILHKSDIGGVVLNLNSAAEVKKAFNDITARVRKLKGKPKLEGILIAQQVKADLELVVGASLDAEMGPVVLFGTGGVDIELMKDVALAGAPLDEAEAKQLIAKTKAGVKMKGYRGKPALHEASAVKALVGLSNLMADAGNRIASIDVNPFLINSKVGVAVDGLIVLNNAAANKAAGH, from the coding sequence ATGGAAGCTCAGGCACGTACCGTATCGCACCAAGCCGAACAATGGTCGCCCTCGCCTGACGCCAGCGACATCGTCAAAAGCATCCATGCGATGCTGCACCCGCGTAATATTGTCCTGGTCGGCGCCACCGACAAGCCCGGCAACTATGCCGAGCGCATCTGGAACAACCTGATCAAGTACCAGTTCGAAGGCGGGCTGTTCCCGGTCAACGCCAAGCGCGAAACGATCTGGGGCGTGCCCTGCTACAAGGATTTCGCCAGCCTGCCCAAAAAGCCCGACCATGTCGTGGTGCTGGTGCCAGCCCGTTTCGCCGTGCAGGTGATCCGCGATGCGGCGGCGGCCGGCGCGCGCTCCGCCACCATCGTCACCTCGGGCTTCAGCGAGTTGCAGGACGCGGAAAGCCAGCGGCTGGCGGAGGAACTGAAGCAGGCCGTCAAGGAAACCGGCCTAGCCGTCACCGGCCCGAACTGTCTCGGCAATCTGAGCGCGGGCGAGAAACTCTTCACCAATATCGATGACCGCATCGTCACGATGGAAGCAGGCCCCGTGGCGATTGCCGGGCAATCCGGCGCGATCGTGATGGCGATCCGCCAGGCACTGGAAGATCGCGGCGTCGGCGTAGGCTATATGGTGACGACCGGCAACGAGACAGGCCTCGAGACACCGGATCTGATGGCCTATTTCGCCGCCGATCCCTCGATCCGAGTGATCGTCGTCTATCTCGAAGGCGTGCGAAACACCAAGGTGTTCCGTGACGCCTGCAAGGCCGCGCGCAAGGCGGGCAAGCCCGTGATCGCGCTCAAGCTCGGCGCCTCCGAAGGCGGCCGCGCCGCCGCGATGGCGCACACCGGTGCGCTGGCCGGCTCGATCGAAACCTTTGACGCGATCTCGACGCGCGAAGGCGTGATCCGCGTGCGCGGGCTCGACGAGCTGATCGAGACCACCGAATGCTTCGTGCATGCCGAGCCGCCGAAGCGCGACCGCCTCGCCGCCGTATCGCTGTCCGGCGGCAAGCGCGGCCTCTTGATCGACGCCTTCCATTCGGCCGGCCTGAATTTCGCGCCGCTCAGTGCCAACGCCAGCGCGCAATTGGCAAAAATGCTCGGCCCCGGCAGCATCGTCGGCAATCCGCTCGACGCCGGCTTCGCCGCGGTCGTCGACCCCTCCGTCTACATGAGTTCGATCCAGATCATGATCGACGATCCCGATACCGATATCGTCATCATCGACGCCGAACTGCCGAAGGCGCCGCACGAGCTGCGCGAACGTAACCTGCGTATCGTCAATGATATGGCAGGCAGAGCCTCCAAGCCGGTAGTCTACATCAGCGCGATGTCGATCGGGTTTACCGAGTTCACCAAGGGCCTGCGCAAATCGCTGCCAAACATTGCAGTCATGCAGGGTCTCGATCGCGCGGTCGGCGCGATCAAGTCGCTGATCGACTATGCGCAGTTGCGCAAGGAAGTGCCTGATATCAAGTCGAGTTCGAAGGCGTCCGCCCGCGCGGTGCTGGAAAAGATGCTCAAGAGCGCCAACGGCGCCGCGGCGCTCGACGAGGTGGCGTCAAAGAAGTTGCTCAAGGCCTATGGCATTCCGGTCTCCAGGGAAGAGATCGCGCAGACCGCGGCGGAAGCCGTGAAGATCGCCAAGAAAATCGGCTTCCCGGTGGTGGCCAAAGTCGTCAGCGCCGACATCCTGCATAAATCGGATATCGGCGGCGTGGTGCTGAACCTCAACAGCGCGGCCGAAGTGAAGAAGGCCTTCAACGACATCACTGCGCGGGTGAGGAAGCTCAAGGGCAAGCCGAAGCTCGAAGGCATTCTGATTGCGCAGCAGGTCAAGGCCGACCTCGAGCTCGTGGTGGGTGCTTCCCTCGATGCCGAGATGGGCCCGGTGGTATTGTTCGGCACCGGCGGCGTCGACATCGAATTGATGAAGGACGTGGCGCTGGCCGGCGCACCGCTGGATGAGGCCGAGGCGAAGCAATTGATCGCAAAGACCAAGGCTGGCGTGAAAATGAAGGGCTATCGCGGCAAGCCGGCACTGCACGAGGCGAGTGCGGTGAAGGCGCTGGTCGGTCTGTCCAATCTGATGGCGGATGCCGGCAACCGCATCGCGTCGATTGATGTCAATCCGTTTTTGATCAACAGCAAGGTCGGCGTGGCGGTTGATGGACTGATCGTGCTGAACAATGCTGCCGCGAACAAGGCGGCGGGGCACTAA
- a CDS encoding class GN sortase, translating to MPRILPLLLALAGLILFGQGAYIHAKALLAQVLLERAFDTTIATGHPTKPWSWADTWPVARIEVKRIHARAIVLSGSSGQALAFGPGHVELTPNAGERGVAVYSAHRDTHFAFLKNVAIGDEIDIVRNDGRTFRYRADATSVARFDASGIDPLAGGHELVLSTCWPFDALTPGPDRYLLHATMIEPGS from the coding sequence ATGCCCCGCATCCTCCCTCTCCTCCTCGCCCTCGCCGGCCTCATCCTGTTCGGCCAAGGCGCCTATATCCACGCCAAGGCGCTGCTTGCCCAGGTCTTACTGGAGCGCGCCTTCGACACCACCATCGCCACCGGACATCCAACAAAGCCGTGGTCGTGGGCGGATACCTGGCCGGTGGCGCGGATCGAGGTGAAGCGAATTCATGCGCGCGCTATCGTGCTGTCCGGGAGCAGCGGCCAGGCACTCGCCTTCGGCCCCGGCCATGTCGAACTGACGCCGAACGCCGGCGAGCGCGGCGTCGCCGTCTATTCCGCGCACCGCGATACGCATTTCGCCTTCCTGAAGAACGTCGCCATCGGCGACGAGATCGATATCGTCAGAAATGACGGCCGGACGTTCCGCTATCGGGCAGATGCCACTTCCGTCGCGCGTTTTGACGCTTCCGGCATCGATCCTCTCGCAGGCGGGCATGAACTGGTGTTGTCAACGTGCTGGCCGTTCGACGCGTTGACGCCGGGCCCCGACCGCTATCTGCTGCATGCTACCATGATCGAACCCGGCTCCTGA
- a CDS encoding marine proteobacterial sortase target protein, whose product MTTCDEIETDSRTGLAGLVRLVLFMVMQGLAVILVGFAALFLSFEPVWSAPQPAAFIKPGDARSGSLLLKTDEGYNDAARLGIDVDLTVSGPTVRARVTQIFRNPTQNWVEAVYVYPLPSGGAVDTLKMVIGDRVVVGDIKERQQAKAIYEQAKQNGQKAALTEQERPNIFTNSVANIGPGETVLVQIEYQEPVQQSGNEFSLRVPMVVAPRYNPAPVVQSVDFKADGGGWGAVKSDSVPDRDRISPEVLDPATNAPVNPTTITVHLQAGFPLGEVKSHFHPIKTEKADANTSIIRLAEGPVPADRDFELSWKPAAEKAPSVGLFREHVGNADYLLAFVTPPSVDQAQQKPLPREVIFVIDNSGSMGGVSIIQAKASLIYALGRLQPGDRFNVIRFDHTMDVLFPAPVPADAVHLGQATSFVGALQANGGTEMVPAMRAALSDNSGDANYVRQVVFLTDGAIGNEQQLFEIISALRGRSRIFMVGIGSAPNTYLMTRAAELGRGTFTHIGSVEQVEERMRGLFAKLENPAVTNLTAKFSDSAADITPTAIPDVYRDEPLVLAAKLDKLAGSVEIKGRIGDRPWVVTLPLANAAEGKGLSKLWARRKIADAEVARTTQQVKPEDADKAILALALEHQLVTRLTSLVAVDKTPSRPEGEPLRVSELPINLPAGWDFAKVFGERPQLPAAPTERRADTGDAKVQVATLKRAQTPVVQSPATVMLPKTATDAELKLIAGAILLMLSLMLFVYNRRQLFMR is encoded by the coding sequence ATGACGACATGCGATGAGATTGAAACCGACAGTCGCACCGGTCTGGCCGGACTGGTCAGGCTGGTGCTGTTCATGGTGATGCAGGGACTTGCCGTGATCCTGGTCGGATTCGCGGCATTATTTTTGAGCTTCGAGCCGGTGTGGTCCGCACCCCAGCCCGCCGCGTTCATCAAGCCTGGAGACGCCCGCTCCGGCTCGCTGCTGCTGAAGACCGACGAAGGTTACAACGATGCGGCGCGGCTCGGCATCGACGTCGATCTCACCGTATCGGGGCCGACGGTTCGCGCCCGCGTCACGCAGATCTTTCGCAACCCGACGCAAAACTGGGTCGAGGCGGTTTACGTCTATCCGCTGCCGTCGGGTGGCGCGGTCGATACGCTGAAGATGGTGATCGGCGACCGCGTCGTGGTCGGCGACATCAAGGAGCGGCAGCAGGCCAAGGCGATTTACGAACAGGCCAAGCAGAACGGCCAGAAGGCGGCGCTGACCGAACAGGAGCGGCCGAACATCTTCACCAACTCCGTCGCCAATATCGGCCCCGGCGAGACCGTGCTGGTGCAGATCGAATATCAGGAACCAGTCCAGCAATCCGGCAACGAATTCTCGCTGCGGGTGCCGATGGTGGTCGCTCCGCGCTACAATCCCGCACCCGTGGTGCAGAGCGTCGACTTCAAGGCCGACGGCGGCGGCTGGGGCGCGGTGAAATCCGATTCCGTTCCGGACCGCGACCGCATTTCACCTGAAGTGCTCGACCCCGCGACCAACGCGCCCGTCAACCCGACGACCATCACCGTTCACCTGCAGGCCGGCTTTCCGCTCGGCGAGGTCAAGAGCCATTTCCATCCAATCAAGACTGAAAAAGCCGACGCCAACACCAGCATCATCCGCCTCGCCGAAGGCCCGGTGCCGGCAGATCGCGATTTCGAACTGAGCTGGAAGCCCGCGGCCGAAAAAGCGCCGTCGGTCGGCCTGTTCCGCGAACATGTCGGCAACGCCGATTATCTGCTCGCCTTCGTCACGCCGCCCTCGGTCGATCAGGCCCAGCAAAAGCCGCTGCCGCGCGAGGTGATCTTCGTGATCGACAATTCCGGCTCGATGGGCGGCGTCTCGATCATCCAGGCCAAGGCCAGTTTGATCTACGCGCTCGGCCGCCTGCAGCCCGGCGACCGCTTCAACGTGATCCGCTTCGATCACACCATGGACGTGCTGTTCCCGGCGCCGGTGCCGGCCGACGCTGTTCATCTCGGCCAGGCCACCTCATTCGTCGGCGCGCTGCAGGCCAATGGCGGCACCGAGATGGTGCCTGCGATGCGCGCGGCGCTGTCCGACAATAGCGGTGACGCCAACTATGTCCGTCAGGTCGTGTTCCTGACCGACGGCGCCATCGGCAACGAGCAGCAACTGTTCGAAATCATCAGCGCGCTGCGCGGCCGCTCGCGTATCTTCATGGTCGGCATCGGTTCGGCGCCGAACACCTATCTGATGACGCGCGCTGCCGAACTCGGCCGCGGCACCTTCACCCATATCGGCTCGGTCGAGCAGGTCGAGGAGCGGATGCGCGGGCTGTTCGCCAAACTGGAAAATCCCGCGGTGACCAATCTCACCGCGAAATTTTCCGATAGCGCCGCCGACATCACACCGACAGCGATCCCCGACGTCTATCGCGACGAGCCGCTGGTGCTGGCGGCGAAGCTCGACAAGCTCGCGGGCTCGGTCGAGATCAAGGGCCGCATCGGCGACCGTCCCTGGGTCGTGACGCTGCCGCTGGCGAATGCCGCCGAAGGCAAGGGCCTGTCCAAGCTATGGGCCCGCCGCAAGATAGCGGATGCCGAAGTGGCACGCACCACGCAGCAGGTAAAACCCGAAGACGCCGACAAGGCCATCCTCGCGCTGGCATTGGAGCACCAACTGGTGACACGTCTGACCAGCCTGGTCGCGGTCGACAAGACCCCGAGCCGTCCGGAAGGCGAACCGCTCAGGGTATCGGAACTGCCGATCAACCTGCCTGCCGGCTGGGATTTCGCAAAAGTGTTCGGCGAACGCCCGCAGCTTCCGGCCGCGCCGACGGAGCGACGTGCCGACACGGGCGACGCCAAGGTTCAGGTCGCGACGCTGAAGCGCGCCCAGACTCCGGTCGTGCAATCCCCCGCCACCGTCATGCTGCCAAAGACGGCAACGGATGCGGAGCTGAAGCTGATCGCGGGCGCGATCCTCTTGATGCTCAGCCTGATGCTGTTCGTCTACAACCGGCGTCAACTGTTCATGCGCTGA
- a CDS encoding helix-turn-helix transcriptional regulator, translating to MPTPDKQLSAEQSRQIADTIREEIARRRISRQSLAELAKLSLSTLEKVLGGRRPFTLATTVRLEQALGVSLRTTAEAPAPALPVNGDVAADGLGAYSRRAVAWIEGTYITIRPSFGDKDAIFAYLTEISWDAAASCLVFHESERQDAAYTQYGEVAVPNQSGHIYLVTNRHGQHRLITVARLPISGEMFGIITTLLAGRGSLLTPIAAPIAYLPVKMIQNPAFGRISPENANYSAYRTHLRRTLDEPFAMFLPG from the coding sequence ATGCCGACGCCGGACAAGCAGCTTTCCGCCGAGCAAAGCCGGCAGATTGCCGACACCATTCGTGAGGAGATCGCCCGCCGCCGCATCTCGCGGCAGTCGCTGGCAGAGCTGGCGAAACTGAGCCTGTCGACGCTCGAGAAAGTGCTGGGCGGACGCCGTCCGTTCACGCTCGCGACCACGGTTCGGCTCGAACAGGCGCTCGGCGTCTCCCTGCGCACGACGGCGGAGGCGCCGGCACCGGCTCTCCCCGTCAACGGCGACGTCGCGGCGGATGGGCTCGGCGCCTATTCGCGTCGTGCGGTGGCCTGGATCGAAGGAACCTACATCACGATACGTCCGTCGTTCGGCGACAAGGACGCGATCTTCGCCTACCTCACCGAAATCAGCTGGGACGCCGCCGCATCATGTCTGGTGTTTCACGAGAGCGAGCGGCAGGATGCGGCTTACACGCAGTATGGCGAGGTGGCGGTGCCGAACCAGTCCGGCCACATCTATCTCGTTACCAACCGGCACGGCCAGCACCGCCTGATCACGGTGGCGCGGCTGCCGATCTCCGGCGAGATGTTCGGGATCATCACGACATTGCTGGCGGGACGCGGCTCGCTGCTGACGCCGATCGCGGCCCCGATTGCGTATTTGCCGGTCAAGATGATCCAAAACCCGGCATTTGGGCGGATTTCGCCCGAAAATGCCAATTATTCGGCCTATCGCACCCATTTGCGGCGGACGCTCGACGAGCCGTTTGCGATGTTTTTGCCGGGTTAG
- a CDS encoding cold-shock protein, protein MATGTVKWFNATKGFGFIQPDDGGTDVFVHISAVERAGLSSLNEGQKLSYEAKVDSKRGKTSAENLRV, encoded by the coding sequence ATGGCTACCGGAACAGTTAAGTGGTTCAACGCAACCAAGGGCTTCGGATTCATCCAGCCCGACGATGGCGGAACCGACGTTTTCGTCCACATCAGCGCCGTTGAGCGTGCTGGTCTGAGCTCGCTCAATGAAGGCCAAAAGCTTTCATATGAAGCGAAGGTCGACAGCAAGCGCGGCAAGACCAGCGCGGAAAACCTCCGCGTCTAG
- a CDS encoding ABC transporter substrate-binding protein, with the protein MKNKKLSLLTAAAVLSLLSTQGALAQKKYDTGASDTEIKIGNVEAYSGPASAYGVIGKTEEAYFKMINDQGGINGRKINWISYDDGYSPPKTVEQIRKLIESDEVFLVFNALGTPTQTAVQKYHNSKKVPQLFLATGASKWNDPKDFPWTMGFQPSYRVEARIFAKYILKNKPDGKVAVFYANDDFGKDYVAGLKDVFGDKASSIIVAEESYETTEPSIDSHIVKLKGTGADVFVNIATPKFAAQAIKKMAELEWKPMHLMTDVSISIGAVMKPAGLEASEGVLSASYLKDASDPQWKDDEGMKKFMAFIDTYMPGANISDSNLVYGYAAAQTMVQVLKQSGDNLTRENVMKQAASLKDFAPDTLIPGIKVNTSATDFAPIEQLKIMRFKGGQWDLFGDIISAETGG; encoded by the coding sequence ATGAAGAACAAGAAACTTTCTTTGCTCACCGCAGCAGCCGTGCTGTCGCTGCTGTCAACGCAGGGCGCACTGGCGCAGAAGAAATACGACACCGGCGCCTCCGACACCGAAATCAAGATCGGCAATGTCGAGGCCTATAGCGGCCCGGCTTCCGCCTACGGCGTCATCGGCAAGACCGAGGAAGCCTATTTCAAGATGATCAACGATCAGGGCGGCATCAACGGCCGCAAGATCAACTGGATCTCCTATGACGACGGCTACAGCCCGCCAAAGACGGTGGAGCAGATCCGAAAATTGATCGAGAGCGACGAAGTGTTCCTGGTGTTCAACGCGCTGGGTACGCCGACCCAGACCGCGGTCCAGAAATATCACAATTCCAAGAAGGTCCCGCAGCTGTTCCTCGCCACCGGCGCCAGCAAGTGGAACGACCCGAAGGACTTTCCCTGGACCATGGGCTTCCAGCCGAGCTACCGCGTCGAGGCGCGGATCTTCGCGAAGTACATCCTGAAGAACAAGCCCGACGGCAAGGTCGCTGTGTTCTATGCCAATGACGATTTCGGCAAGGACTATGTCGCGGGATTGAAGGACGTGTTCGGCGACAAGGCTTCCAGCATCATCGTCGCCGAGGAAAGCTACGAGACCACCGAGCCCTCGATCGACTCCCACATCGTCAAGCTGAAAGGCACCGGCGCCGACGTCTTCGTCAACATCGCCACACCGAAGTTCGCCGCACAGGCGATCAAGAAGATGGCGGAGCTGGAATGGAAGCCGATGCACCTGATGACCGACGTGTCGATCTCGATCGGCGCGGTCATGAAGCCCGCCGGGCTTGAAGCTTCCGAAGGCGTACTGTCGGCCAGCTATCTGAAGGATGCGTCCGATCCGCAGTGGAAGGACGACGAGGGCATGAAGAAGTTCATGGCCTTCATCGACACGTACATGCCGGGCGCCAACATCTCCGATTCCAACCTGGTCTATGGCTACGCCGCGGCGCAGACCATGGTGCAGGTATTGAAGCAGTCGGGCGACAACCTGACCCGGGAGAACGTGATGAAGCAGGCCGCCAGCCTGAAGGATTTTGCACCGGATACGCTGATCCCCGGCATCAAGGTCAACACCTCGGCCACCGACTTCGCCCCGATCGAACAGCTCAAGATCATGCGGTTCAAGGGCGGCCAGTGGGATCTGTTCGGCGATATCATCAGCGCCGAGACGGGTGGCTAG